One Vitis riparia cultivar Riparia Gloire de Montpellier isolate 1030 chromosome 4, EGFV_Vit.rip_1.0, whole genome shotgun sequence genomic window carries:
- the LOC117913255 gene encoding uncharacterized protein LOC117913255, with protein sequence MGGLLIRKRRSSSSSSVVLLPLFWAFFLAIFLERLVGVVSGLEYSKDKQASSLTLERIQKHLDKINKPAVMTIESPDGDIIDCIDKWKQPAFDHPLLKNHKLQLVPPEMPKVRRMKEEEVKGDKHISSRKNEERVVISGRGAWQVWHQNGTRCPKGTVPIRRTTVDDVLRAQSLYDYGKKQPRMALARHTVFPDDVNATGHEYAIASSSPSEAVYGASATINLWNPSVQVEAEMSISQIWVIAGSFEGSDLNTVEAGWHVLPNLYGDKSTRLFVYWTADGYQSTGCYNTQCPGFVQVDKEIVVGTAIAPVSTISGKLYESNIFIWKDPKTENWWLGYENNNAVGYWPSNLFTHLAANATLVEWGGEVLNTKPNGAHTSTQMGSGRFAQEGNGKASYFRNLGLVDSNNDINPPQSISTRADNSNCYSINLLNNNDWGTHFFYGGPGFNPNCP encoded by the exons ATGGGTGGTCTTCTAATAAGGAAGAGAAGatcctcatcttcttcttctgttgttcttcttcctcttttttggGCTTTTTTCTTAGCCATTTTCTTGGAAAGATTAGTGGGTGTTGTTTCAGGTTTGGAGTACTCTAAGGACAAGCAAGCAAGTAGCTTGACACTTGAGAGGATTCAGAAGCACTTGGACAAGATCAATAAGCCAGCGGTCATGACCATTGAG AGTCCAGATGGAGATATCATAGATTGCATTGATAAATGGAAGCAACCTGCTTTTGATCATCCTCTTCTCAAGAATCATAAGCTTCAG TTGGTTCCACCAGAGATGCCAAAAGTGAGGAGAATGAAAGAAGAGGAAGTGAAGGGAGATAAACATATTTCAAGTAGGAAGAATGAAGAAAGGGTGGTGATTAGTGGGAGAGGTGCATGGCAAGTATGGCATCAAAATGGGACAAGGTGCCCCAAGGGCACAGTGCCCATCAGGAGGACCACGGTGGATGATGTGTTGAGGGCCCAATCTCTCTATGATTATGGGAAGAAACAACCAAGAATGGCTCTTGCCAGGCACACCGTTTTCCCAGATGATGTTAATGCCACAGGCCATGAG TATGCGATCGCGAGCTCGAGCCCATCGGAAGCTGTGTACGGAGCATCTGCAACAATAAACTTGTGGAACCCATCCGTACAAGTGGAGGCAGAGATGAGTATCTCCCAGATTTGGGTTATTGCGGGATCATTCGAGGGCTCAGATCTGAATACCGTAGAAGCTGGGTGGCAT GTTCTGCCGAATCTGTATGGTGACAAGAGCACCAGATTATTTGTATATTGGACG GCAGATGGATACCAATCAACAGGGTGTTACAACACTCAATGTCCAGGATTTGTGCAGGTGGACAAAGAAATAGTTGTGGGAACGGCCATTGCTCCGGTCTCCACCATCTCCGGCAAGCTATACGAAAGTAATATTTTCATATGGAAG gatCCAAAGACGGAAAATTGGTGGCTGGGGTACGAGAACAACAATGCAGTGGGATACTGGCCATCAAACCTGTTCACACACTTAGCAGCGAATGCGACGCTGGTGGAGTGGGGTGGGGAGGTGTTGAATACCAAGCCCAACGGCGCCCACACTTCCACCCAAATGGGCTCAGGCCGGTTCGCCCAGGAGGGCAATGGAAAGGCCAGCTATTTCCGAAACCTGGGACTTGTCGATTCAAATAACGACATCAACCCACCCCAAAGCATATCCACCCGAGCCGATAATAGCAATTGCTACAGCATAAATCTCCTCAACAACAACGATTGGGGCACTCACTTCTTCTACGGGGGACCTGGATTTAATCCCAACTGCCCTTAG